The window TTGAATGGGGGGCCGAGCTTGCTCGCACCCTGCAACCCGGCAGCGTCATCGCCCTGTGCGGTCATCTCGGCGCTGGCAAAACCCAGGCCACCAAGGGCATCGTCAGCGGCCTCAGTTCCCGGGCAGATGTCACCAGCCCCACCTTCACCCTAGTGCATGAATACTTAGATGGCCGCGTGCCCATTTTCCATTTCGACTTCTACCGCATGGATACCGCCCAGCAGGTGCTTACCGTCGGCTGGGATGACTTTTTGGATGAACCCGGCGTGGTCATCGTAGAGTGGGCAGACCTTTTCCCGGAACTCCTGCCGGACCACACCCGCTGGTTTCATTTCACCTCCTTGCCCACGGGCGAAAGACGGGTGAAGGAAAGCGACTCCGCCACCGCATGATCTCCCCTCGCACCATCCTCGCTCTCGACCTTTCCTCCACCCGGGGAGTCATAGCTGTGCTGCGTGACGGCGAGGTTCTTTTTGAGGCTGCCTTCACGGCAGAGAGATCTCACAATGCCCAAGTCTTTGCCCCCCTCGGGCAGGCCTTGGAGGCCATCGGCACGGAGTCCGCCATCGTGGTTATCGGCACTGGGCCCG is drawn from Prosthecobacter algae and contains these coding sequences:
- the tsaE gene encoding tRNA (adenosine(37)-N6)-threonylcarbamoyltransferase complex ATPase subunit type 1 TsaE, coding for MMDPDVTLPTPEATLEWGAELARTLQPGSVIALCGHLGAGKTQATKGIVSGLSSRADVTSPTFTLVHEYLDGRVPIFHFDFYRMDTAQQVLTVGWDDFLDEPGVVIVEWADLFPELLPDHTRWFHFTSLPTGERRVKESDSATA